GCCGCATGTTCTCGACGAGGACATCCGCGCTGGCGAGCAGCCGCAGCAGCAGGTCCGCGCCGCCGGGGCGGGCGATGTCGAGCGCCAGGTCGCGCTTGTGCTGGCTCGCGACCAGCACCGACATCGGGAACGCGCGGAACGGGTCGCCGTCCGGTGGCTCGACCTTGATGACGTCCGCGCCCCAGTCGGCCAGGACCTCCCCGATCAGGGGTCCCGCGAGGTAGGAGGACAGGTCGACGATGGTGACGCCGCGCAGCGGCAGGTCCGCGCCGTCGCCGGCGGCCGGCTCGCCCCCGCGGGTGCCGGTGGCACCACCGGCGGCAGGCGTCTCGGCGGCGGACGTCTCGGCGGCGGACGTCTCGGCGGCGGACGTCTCAGGGGCCCGCCAGAGCTCGTCGTCGGGGCCGAGATCCAGGCCGGTGACGGCGAAGGCGCCGGGGGTCGCGGGGGTGCCGCCCAGGTCGACCGGGAAGCCGGGCATCCTGACGGTGCCCAGCGCGGGGTGCTGGCGCTGGACGAAGCTCCGGTTGGCCTCGGTGATGTCGCGGTCGGCCCATTCGGCGCGGGTCGCGATCGGCGCGCAGGGCACGTCGGCGGACGCGAACAGGTCGAGCCACTCACGCAGCGGCCGCTTGCGGAACTCCTTCTCCAGCTCGTCGGCGACCAGCTGGCCGCCCTCGTCGTACACGAGGACCTTGTTCCAGTCGCCGTCGACGCCTGGGAGCACGAGGACGTCCATCCGGTCCATGGCGTCCAGGGCACGGAAGAAGATCTCCGGTACGAGCGCGGCCAGGTAGAGCCAGCGGCCGTCGCCGGCCTGGTAGATACGCCAGAACGGAACGCCCCGGCCCGAGCGGTTGCCCTTGACAACCGGCTGGTCGAGGCCGACCTGCGTCATCATGCCCAGCTGGGCGGCGGCGGCGTGCAGCCCGCTGACGGTGACGGCATGCCCGCGGCCGCCCTCCCGGCGCCGGCCGAGCAGCGCGGCGACGGCCGCGGCGGCGGCGAGGGCGCCGTGCAGCTGGACGATCGTCGCGGCGACGGGAGCGACGGGGCAGTCGCGCGTCGCGGGGTTGCGGGCCGCGGCCCCGCCGAGGCCGGCGAGCAGCAGCGGGTCCTCGGCGACCTCGCGCCATTCGCCGTGCTCGCCGTAGGGCGGCAGCCACACCTGGTTCAGCCCCGGGTGCCGCTCGGCGAGGGTCGCGGCGTCAAGTCCCAGCTCGGCCAGCCGGCCGGGGGTGTGGTCGACGATCAGCACGTCCGCCCCGCCGGCCAGCCGGGCGACGTCCTCGGCGGTCATCCGGGCGACGCGCTTGCCCCGGTCCCACAGCAGCCCCGCGGCCAGCTCGTCGGGCTCGGCCGGCTTGTCGGCCAGCGTCGAGCCGGGTGGAGCCGCGAACCGTGCCCTGACCACGTCGGCCCCAAGGTCCGCGAGCAGCATCCCCGCGACCCGGCCGGCCCGGGTCACCGAGGCCTCGAGGACCCGGACCCCGGCTAACGCGGGAAGCCGATCACCCGCCTGTGCCTCGCCGGCCGCCCCAGCTCCAGCCGCCATGCGCCCCACCGCCTCACGACTCGTGCCCACCCGGAGCGGCGCCGGCTCCACCAGGCACGGCCGCCGGCACCCGCGTCGTCCCCTGTCGTATCAGCGAACCGCCTGACCGGCATCAAAAGGCGTCGCCCGTCCCCCGCTCCGGGCCATCCGACCCCAACGCGCGCGCCCACGAGCCGCCGCGAGTTCGCCGCCGCGACGCGGCCTCCGGGCCGCTCAGGACTGGCCTTCGTCGGACTGGCCTTCGTCGCCTTCCAGGGCGGCGAACCAGCCGACCCAGCGGCGCTGGCCCGGGGTCTCGACAGCGCGAGGGCGGTAGTGACGCCGGGTCCAGGCCACGGCGTCGGTCGCCGGGTGGCCGGCGAGGATCGCCATGCAGGCCAGCACGGTGCCGGTCCGGCCGGTGCCGCCGCCGCAGGCGACCTCCACCCGCTGCCCAGCGCGGGCGAGCGCGTACGCCTGCCTGATCGCCACGGCCGCCGCCCGGGGGTCGCGCGGCGTCCGGAAGTCCGGCCAGTCGAGCCACGCCGCCGCCCACGCCGGCTCCTGCTCGACGGCTCGGCGCGCCGACGCCCGCCGCGGCAGCCCCCGCGACCGTCCGAGATAGAGCCCGAACTCGGGGAGTGGCCCGCCCGGCAGTCCCTCCCTGCGCCCGCGGCCTCGGATGTACGTGCCATCCGGGAGTTGGATGGCTCCGGTCAGTCGCGAGGTCACACCCGTAGTGTGCCTGCCGGTCACGCACCGCCGTCGCGGGGTGGTCAGTATGCGGGCTAACCGGGTCACTTCCGCCACGTCTCCGGGCCCACACCGCGCCCGCCGCCCTGCTGACCGGACAGGCATCGTCTCCGCTCCGCGTCCGGGGAAGCGGGCGGGACGGCGGTGACCCGGAGGCTCGTGGGTGAGGTTTTCCCCAGTACGGATTGGTGGGTCTGCGCGGTCGTGCGGCCGGGCACGGCGATCTACGGTCGAGACGACGTTCCGGCTGACGGGACGGACGGCGCGCGCTGGACGCGCGCCGGCGACGACAGATAGCGGGACGCGAACGATATGACGACGCGACGACTCCCCCGGCGGGCGCAGCCCCGCGCGGGCACGGACAGGCCGGCCTCGGCGGCCTCCGAGCCGGGGACCGGCGGGTGGGCCCGATGACCGGCCCGGCCGGCGGCGGCCTCGAGGCCGGGCCACGCCCCCCGGGGGCTCCCGTGCATGCCCTGGCCGCCGCGCTGCGCGCGACCTACTCGCGGCGCAACTGGCTGGCGACGGTGTTCACCGCGCAGACGTTGCTCTTCGGGACGGTCACGTTCGCCGTGACGCTCGCGTTCGGCATCGCCGGCGTGTCGTCCTCGTTCTTCATCGTCATCGGGCTGCCGCTGCTGTGGGTGGCGCTGGCCGCCGCCCACCAGTTCGCGCGGTTCGAGTCGTGGCGGTACCAGGCCTACCTGGGCGAACGGCTGCGCCTGCGGGCGAAGCCGGTGCCCGCGGGAACGCCGGCCGGGAGGATCGGGCGGGCCTGGTCGCGGATGTGGGCCCGGATGTCGGCCGGCGGCAGCTGGCTGGAGCTCCTGTGGGCGCTGATCGTGCTGCCGGTGCTCGGCTGGGCTGGCGGCTGGATCGTCGCTACCGCCTGGGGCGGAGGTCTCGCGTTCCTGCTGTTCCCGGCCTACGGGCACCTCCTCGGCAACGGCGGACGGCTGGTCGGGCTGGACCTCGGCTACGGCGGTTCCGTCGCCGTGCACGTGGTGGTCGGCGTCGTCGCGCTCCTCGCCGCGCCGTGGCTCGCCCGCGGGCTCGCCGCCCTGCAGCTGGCGATCGGGCGCAGGATGCTCTCGCCCAGTGAGACCGCCGCGCTGACCCAGCGGGTGGCGGACCTGGAGTCCAGCCGCGCCGGCATCGTCTCGGCCACGGCCGCCGAGCGCCGCCGGATCGAGCGCGACCTGCACGACGGCGCGCAGCAGCGGCTGGTGAGCGTCGCGATGACGCTCGGCCGGGCGCAGGAAAGGTTCACCGAGGACCCTCAGGGAGCGCACGAGCTCGTCACCGAGGCGCACGCCGAGACCAAGCGCGCCCTCGTCGAGTTGCGTGACCTCGCCCGCGGCCTGCACCCGGCGGTGCTCACCGACCGGGGCCTGGACGCCGCGCTCGCCGGCCTCGCCGCCCGCTGCCCGATTCCGGTGACGCTCGAGGTCGACGTGACGCCGCGGCCGTCGGCCGAGGTGGAGGCGGTCGCCTACTTCTTCGTCGCCGAGGCGCTGACGAACGTGGCCCGCCACGCGGACGCCGCGTCCGCGCGGATCACGGCGCGCCGGGTCGACGGCCGACTGGCGGTCGAGGTCAGCGACGACGGCCACGGCGGGGCGAACGAGCGCGGCGGCACCGGCCTGTCGGGGCTGCGCGACCGGGCCCTCGCGGTCGACGGCACCCTCTCGGTACGCAGCTCCCCCGGCGAAGGCACGACCCTGCGACTGGACCTGCCATGCCAGAACTGAACCAGCCCGAGCCAGTCCCCACGCCGGCCACCCGGCCCGCCTCCGAGGGAGACCGCACGATGGCCGCCACGGCCGACCCGACGTCCACCGCCACGGCCACCCCCACGCCAGCGCCAGCGCCAGCGGCCTCGCACCGCGGCGCCCGCGGCACGCTGCTCGTCGTCGGGGCGCTGCTCGCCGTCGCGCTGGCGATCGGCGCCGGTCTGCAGGCCGTCAACCTGACCACCGGGCAGGAACGGCGCGACGAGCACGTCACCCTGCCTGCGTCGGTCGACCGGCTGGAGGTGCGGGCGTCGTCCGGCAACCTCACCCTCACCGCCGCCGCGGGCGACCAGGCGGTCGTCGACGCCAGGCTCTCCGGCACGGTCCACCCGCCCGCCCTGAAGGTCGACATCGACGGGCACACGGCTCGGGTGCACACCGACTGCTCCTGGCAACTGCTGCTCAGCTGCGACGCCACGCTGCGGCTGGCCGTCCCGGCGGGGGTGACCGTCGTGGCGCGATCCTCGTCCGGCGACGTCCGGGCGGTCGGCCTGACCGGTTCGATCGATCTGCACACCTCGTCGGGCAACGTGGTTGCCGACGGCTGTTCCGGCACGGCCAGGCTGACCACGTCGTCCGGCGACGTGCGCGCCACCCGCCTGCGCGCCCAGACCGTGTACGCGCACTCGTCGTCGGGGGACGTGACCGTCAACCTCACCGTCGCGCCGACGGACGTGGAGGCCGCGACGTCGTCCGGCGACGTCCGGGTAACCGTGCCATCCGGTTCGGAGACGTATGACGCGACCGCGCACACCTCGTCCGGGAGCGACTCGGTCCGGGTCGCCGCCGACCCGCGGTCATCCCGCCGGATCGAGGTGAGATCCAGCTCCGGCGACGTCTCCATCCGCTACGCGGGCGCCGATGAGGCGTCGTAGCGGGTGCGGATCAGACCCAAAGGCCCGAGGTGTCGTACAGCGGACACCGCGGCGGTGATCGGGCCCGGTGAGCAGGGGCACTACGATCGCCGGTATCGCACGGCGGTCGCCGATGCCGAGCCGAAATACGCAATAACCGCTGCCACAGCTCTGTGGAAGCGCGAAAATATACTTTTCGCACCCCTGATGGCCCAAGGATTGCGTGGGTGGTCCCATGCCTCACGACCGTGGTCCGCACCACCAGGAAGACCCAGACCATAGACACGACGCGCTCCATCAGGGCGACGAGGCGCCCCACGTGACTCGGTCCGTCGTGGGCCGGCGGTTCTTTCTCGCCGACCCACGTTCGCAGACCGCGCCCGGACGCGTCCGGCTCAGCGAGATCGCGGACGAGCTGGCCGACCCGGCCGCCGCCGTCCGCTGGTACCGCAGGCTCGACCTCGGGCCGCTGACCGAGGTCGCCGCGCCGCACGCCCGGCTCGCGGCGCTGCTGTCAGGCGACCCGCCGGGGGATGACGCCGACGCGGCCGGCCGGTGGGTGCGGGCCGAGCTGGAGGCGCGCGGCCTCGGCTGGCTGCGCGACACCGACCAGCGGTTCGCGCACGCCAGGCGGGCCTGGGACGCTCTCTACGCCGCGCATCATGGCGTCGCCGAGGCCGTCGCCCAGGTCGAGCCGATGGGCAACGCGCTGCGGGTGTGCCGACTCGGGGAGCTCGCCTACTCGGCGTCCGAGCCGGGCTGGCGCGAGCTCGCCGACGCGGCGGCCGCCAGGCCGATGGTCCCCGCGGAGATCTACCGCTCCCAGCGGGAACGCCGGCTGCGCCCGCCCGACCAGGTGGTCCAGACGGTCGCGGTCCCGCTGGCCGGCGGTGAGCTCGACCGGGCCGCGCTCAGCCCGGCCGCGCTCACCGCCGGCGCCGGTGCTGGCACCGGCGAGGACAGCTAGAACCAGCCGCGGCGGGCGCCGAGGTGCTGGAGCTGCTCCTGGATCTGGTGGGTGAGGCGGCCGCGGTCGAGGTCGCCGTGGCCGACCCGCAGGCGGCTGAGCGCGTCGCCACCGGAGTGGAGCAGCCCGCCGCGGCGGTCGGCCTCCAGGACGATGTCCATGCCGTGGTCGTCTACCAGGAAGGTGACCTCCAGCTCCTTGATCCGGCGGCTGTACTCGCCGGACGGCTTGAGCTCGATCTCCTGGTAGAACGGCAGCGACGAGCCGCCGACGTGGCCCTTCTCGACGTCCGCCGAATGGAAGTGGAAGCCTAGGTCGCCTAGCGCGGCGAGCACCGCCTCCTGGATCGGCAGCGGGTGGATGGAGACCGGGTCGAGGTCACCGGGGTCGATCGCGCCGGGGATCGCCAGCCTGGTGCGGACGCCGACCTTCATGCCCTTCAGGTGCCAGCCACCGACGTCGGTGATCGGCGTCTGCCACGGGACCGGCAGCTGGAACCGGCCGTTGACCTGCTGGCCGGGCGCGATCGTCAGGTTGCCGCCGATCTGCTGGGTGCCGAACGGGACCTGTTCGTAGTAGGTGCTGTCGTCGCGCTCGATCTCGACGGTCGCCTCGAGCGCGACCGTGATCGACTCGATGCGCTGCTCGACCTTGCCGCCGGTCACCGTCGTCGTGCCGGTGACGACCGCCCCCGGCCTCGTCTGGTCGTGGTCCAGCACGGTCTCCACCTCGGCGGCCCCGACGCCGAGCCGAGACATGAACCGCTTCATTCCCATCGCGCAAACCTTCCGACCGAGCGGAGTACCACCCTGAACTTCTATTCGGCACTCGTTGTACCGGGCGGCGTCCATGGGCCGCCAGCGGGGGTCGGTCAGGCGACAGCGGCCAGGTGGATCAGGCGCGCGGCGCGGGTTGGGTCGGCCCGCCGTCACCGTCAGGCGGGCAGGACCCCGGCGGCGCCGGCGAGCAGGGCGTGGCCGGCCGCGGGGTCGCCGCTGACGGTGGTCACGCACGCGGCGGTCTCCGCCGGGGTGCGCCGGCCGGCCGCGAGCAGGCAGAAGTCGACGACGTCCAGCCGCAGCTCGGCCACCGGTGGCGGATGGCCGGCGGCCGGGTCCGGCGCCACCAGCGGCGGACGGCCAGGGCCGACCAGCCAGCGGCCGACCACGACCGGGTCGTCCCCGGGCCGCTCGCGGTCGGCGCGGTCGCGGTCGCGGTCGGCACCGGCGTCGCGGTCGTCCGGGCCCTGGTCTCGCCCCGCCGGGCGGCCGGTGGTCAGCGTCAGCGCCAGCGGGCCGTCCGCGAGGCCGGCTCCGCGGTTCGGTCGCCAGCGAATCCGGTGGAGCGCGAGCGTGGTCGCGGCGCGCAGCTCGGCCGCGTCGAGCGCGGGGAGCCGGACTCCGGCCACCGCCGCGAGCGCGTCCCCGTCGAGCCAGGTGGCGAGCATGCGGGAGGTCAGGTGGTCCTCGACGGGCGCCGTCCAGCCGAGCGCGTCGACCAGGATGCTCGCCGACTCCGGCTCCCGTCCCGCGAGCCACGCGCACAGACCGCGCGCGCCCTCGTGCCAGGTCTGCCACAGCAGCACCGGCGGCCAGAACACCGGGGGCCAGAACACCGCCGGCCAGTAGGAGGCCGACCGGCCCGGCCCCGTCCGGGTCGCCTGGCCGCCCGCGCGTGCCGCACCGACCCCGTCGGCGGTCGCGCCGGCGCCACCGCCGGCGGTGGCGCCCGGCTCGGCCTGGTCCGTCGACCCGGTTTCGCCGTCCGGCACCGTTGCGCCGCCGAGGCCGGTGCCGGCACGGGGGATGCCCTGCTCCCGGTCGTCGGCGGCCGGGTGGGCGAGGACGCCGGCGACCGGGATGCCGATCGCGCCGGCCAGCGCGGCGTCCAGCCCGGCGAGGCGGGCGACCACCTCGCGGGGCGTGCGGCCGTCGCCGTCCGTCGGGCGGTCCCAGTCGCCGGGGGTGAGCTCCGCGAGCACCCGGTCGACGGCCGCGATCCAGGCGGCGAACGGGGCGGCGTACGAGGGCGCGGCCGCGACGGCTGGCCGCCGCGCGAGCGCCGCGGCCAGCAGCGCCGTCCGTGGGTCGGCCTGGACCTCGCCCATCGGGCCGGTCGACGGCCGGGCCGGGCGAGAGCGGGCCCCAGACCTGCCCGATCGGATTCGCCAATCCGGCAGGAACCCTGGCACGGCCTCGGGCCCACCCGGTCGCGCCGGCTCGTCGGCTGCCCGCGACCGCTCGGTGGCGAGCCGGCCGACCTCGGCGGCCAGTGCCTGGGCGAGCGCGTCGTCGTCGGCCGGGAAACGCAGCGGATGCTCCCAGACCTCGACAAGCGCGGCGCGCGCGACGGCCGCGGCGGCCAGCGGCGGCTGGCCGCCGGCGGCGGCGATGGCGAGCAGTCGGTCGCCGTGGCGGGTGTAGGCGTCGGCGAGCGCTGTCGGGTCGCCGACGACCAGCTGGTGCCGCGGCGAGACGCCGACCGCGGCCGGTCCCACGCCGAGATTCGCCGGCGGGTCCGCCGGGCGCTCGGGGCGTTGGGAGCCGGTCGTCGCCACCGGCGCAGTGTCGCATGCAACAACGCCCCGATCGCCATACGATCGCGATCTGCCCGACCAGAGCAACGCGGAGCCACAGCTCCACCCCGCCAACACGCTCTCCCAACCCCTCGCGGCGTCGAAACGCCGCAAGGGCCACCGCGACACCGACCGGTCGAAGGCAGGAGGACCGCCTGCAGCGGCGCGAAATCCGCGGACATCCC
Above is a window of Pseudofrankia saprophytica DNA encoding:
- a CDS encoding protein-tyrosine phosphatase family protein, with protein sequence MTSRLTGAIQLPDGTYIRGRGRREGLPGGPLPEFGLYLGRSRGLPRRASARRAVEQEPAWAAAWLDWPDFRTPRDPRAAAVAIRQAYALARAGQRVEVACGGGTGRTGTVLACMAILAGHPATDAVAWTRRHYRPRAVETPGQRRWVGWFAALEGDEGQSDEGQS
- a CDS encoding sporulation protein, producing MGMKRFMSRLGVGAAEVETVLDHDQTRPGAVVTGTTTVTGGKVEQRIESITVALEATVEIERDDSTYYEQVPFGTQQIGGNLTIAPGQQVNGRFQLPVPWQTPITDVGGWHLKGMKVGVRTRLAIPGAIDPGDLDPVSIHPLPIQEAVLAALGDLGFHFHSADVEKGHVGGSSLPFYQEIELKPSGEYSRRIKELEVTFLVDDHGMDIVLEADRRGGLLHSGGDALSRLRVGHGDLDRGRLTHQIQEQLQHLGARRGWF
- a CDS encoding DUF4097 family beta strand repeat-containing protein is translated as MAATADPTSTATATPTPAPAPAASHRGARGTLLVVGALLAVALAIGAGLQAVNLTTGQERRDEHVTLPASVDRLEVRASSGNLTLTAAAGDQAVVDARLSGTVHPPALKVDIDGHTARVHTDCSWQLLLSCDATLRLAVPAGVTVVARSSSGDVRAVGLTGSIDLHTSSGNVVADGCSGTARLTTSSGDVRATRLRAQTVYAHSSSGDVTVNLTVAPTDVEAATSSGDVRVTVPSGSETYDATAHTSSGSDSVRVAADPRSSRRIEVRSSSGDVSIRYAGADEAS
- a CDS encoding CoA transferase, translating into MAAGAGAAGEAQAGDRLPALAGVRVLEASVTRAGRVAGMLLADLGADVVRARFAAPPGSTLADKPAEPDELAAGLLWDRGKRVARMTAEDVARLAGGADVLIVDHTPGRLAELGLDAATLAERHPGLNQVWLPPYGEHGEWREVAEDPLLLAGLGGAAARNPATRDCPVAPVAATIVQLHGALAAAAAVAALLGRRREGGRGHAVTVSGLHAAAAQLGMMTQVGLDQPVVKGNRSGRGVPFWRIYQAGDGRWLYLAALVPEIFFRALDAMDRMDVLVLPGVDGDWNKVLVYDEGGQLVADELEKEFRKRPLREWLDLFASADVPCAPIATRAEWADRDITEANRSFVQRQHPALGTVRMPGFPVDLGGTPATPGAFAVTGLDLGPDDELWRAPETSAAETSAAETSAAETPAAGGATGTRGGEPAAGDGADLPLRGVTIVDLSSYLAGPLIGEVLADWGADVIKVEPPDGDPFRAFPMSVLVASQHKRDLALDIARPGGADLLLRLLASADVLVENMRPGRLEKLGLPPERIAAARPDLVRCSVSAYGHASAYASAPGFDPVFQGLSGLADAQGGDGDPVLTPIPLNDTGTGVLGALGVLAALYARDRDGAGQRLSLSLANTATYLQAPELTEFASRPEPARGATNFPGPTGGHRYYRCADGWIAVAAVTAARTRDLLAALGALGGDGVLEADELVDAVAAAFAARTVRTAAAELAARGVPAVRAVMGDDHVTDEHLGANGFTHLIDDPRFGRFHVVRGYGTWSRDAGRPPSRSVLVGHDTREILAELGCPPAEVEALFAARTVADIDLRDVPEGSPYGPPAPPSSRAGGG
- a CDS encoding sensor histidine kinase, whose translation is MTGPAGGGLEAGPRPPGAPVHALAAALRATYSRRNWLATVFTAQTLLFGTVTFAVTLAFGIAGVSSSFFIVIGLPLLWVALAAAHQFARFESWRYQAYLGERLRLRAKPVPAGTPAGRIGRAWSRMWARMSAGGSWLELLWALIVLPVLGWAGGWIVATAWGGGLAFLLFPAYGHLLGNGGRLVGLDLGYGGSVAVHVVVGVVALLAAPWLARGLAALQLAIGRRMLSPSETAALTQRVADLESSRAGIVSATAAERRRIERDLHDGAQQRLVSVAMTLGRAQERFTEDPQGAHELVTEAHAETKRALVELRDLARGLHPAVLTDRGLDAALAGLAARCPIPVTLEVDVTPRPSAEVEAVAYFFVAEALTNVARHADAASARITARRVDGRLAVEVSDDGHGGANERGGTGLSGLRDRALAVDGTLSVRSSPGEGTTLRLDLPCQN